DNA from Euwallacea fornicatus isolate EFF26 unplaced genomic scaffold, ASM4011564v1 scaffold_112, whole genome shotgun sequence:
TTTTCCCCTTGAGGTCAACATACTATCAGTCGTTCCCTTGCTGCTTGAAGGTAATTTTGATCTGTCTTTCTTTACTCTACACTCTGCCATTTTATGCCCAAGTTTACCACAAGAATGGCATTTTATACCAGGATATTTTGTCCTTTTGTTTTCGAACTTGGATGGTTCGGGAAGATTCTTCCGTTTAAAAGAGCATGCTTTCAACTCTTGGTGTAGCTCTTGCCTGGTTGTTACCTTTGTGGTGAAAGACATACGTTGTAGCCGACTGTCAAACTGTGCCACATGAGCCAGGACCAATGATACAGCGATTTCTTCTGTATCCATTGTTTTCCATCTTGACATCAATGATGTGATCAGCCGGCTGGTGTAGACCGAGAGACATTCATTATCCCTTGGGCGACTGTTTAGTAAATTGATAAGGGTGGCAGCAGGGGTTTCAGAACCTCGAAACCGTTCTATGAATAGTTCCTTAAATTGAGCCCACGTAATATCGGGAAAACATATTTGCGACAACCACTGGGAAGCATTTCCTTCCAAAGCGCTACTTAGTGCCAAAACTAGTTCGCCTCCCTTCAATGGGTTTCCCGAAAAACACATTTCCACGGTGGTAGACCAAGCATCAGCGTCCGAGTCGGGGTTGTCCGGGTTGAACTTTGGTAACGACACAATTGGCGCGTTGGAGACACTGGGCTGAGGAAATCGCACTGCCTTTATCAACTCTaacatgtttttgttttgggcTTCGAACAAAGCACGCCACTGAGCACTATCACCTTGTTCGCGGTTGAATCCCACTTCTGATGTCGGAGCATCAACAGGaaggttttccatgatgatgcAATATAgttagtttttatttcaatagcaAGAATAGAAGAAGGGCAAAGccaacgaattcgctaccacACAAGCGCTTCTCGTCACTTGCCAATCTAATCTGCCTGTCCCTTTCGGTTTCTGGTTTCCCAgatctcgcgagtccttcAAATTCGAGGGATAAAAGTACCTGTTAGTCCCTGTTTCCCACGAAGGTTCGCACACATGGCCCCTCGATTTCGCCcttggtggtagcgacctcgttcgacagtacTTTATCTCCGCGATAAAGCTGTCAGCCTGCTCTTCAACCTTATTGCTAActagaattttacatttctaaacttaagggctaataaatctccgacatatacaacAATTCAGAAAACTACGCctaaatataatgaaataacaaaaaaactacTGAAAGGAATACATATGGATTATTAATTGATACAAACAATGATTATAAAAAgacattagaaaatataaaaaaatcacttgaaaatagtgaagaaataaaaaaaattaagacaatACGAAAAACAAAAGATGGAAAAATGCTTATTGCTATAGATAAGGACAAAAATGctgtaaataaaatcaaacaaaaaatagaaaagtcTGATACAGGAAAAATGATAGAATTAGGTACtcaagaaaataaagaaacattatttattaaaggcATAGATGgcataacaaaaaaagaagaagTTCTGGAAGCTATGAAAAATATACTAGGAGTTGGAAATGATGACCTACGAGTTAGCGACCTGAGAGAAAATGATCGTGGAACACAAACAGCAGTTGTAACAATAAAGAAAGAACATGTGCAAAAATTACTGGATGAAGACATCAGAATTGGAATGGTTACGTGTCAAATGGAAAAAACGATTAACGTTAAAAGATGCTTTAAGTGTTGGCAGTTCGATCACGTGGCGAAAGAATGTAGGGGGCTAGACAGAACAAGATTGTGCCGAAAATGCGCGAAAGAGGGCCACTTAGAAAAGGAATGCGAAGGAATGGAATATTGCGTGCTATGCGACGCAGCGGGCCATATCACGGGACGAGGTAAATGCAGGGAGTATAAAAGGGCAttatcaaaaaccaaaaaaaatttaaacaaaagagATGTCGATAAAATAGCTGAAATCGATGAAGACGAAGCTAAGGTGATAgaaattgcataaaaaataataaataataaataaaaatatataaattaatcaaataatatatttatctttaaaaatgaaCCAAAAACATATACGTATactacaaattaatttaaacacagATAAAAGGGCGATGGACTTATTAAGCCagacaataaaacaaaataaaattgatattgcAATATTAACAGAACCAAATAAAAAAGCTGTGAACAGCACGAGGTGGTATACAGATGAGCTGTCGGTGGCGGCAATAGGAATCTTTGCAGATGATCTACCTGTTAAGGAACATGGGTCAGAAGCAGGAATAGTGTATGTTAAAATAGAGAATCTTACTATTTATTGTTGCTATGCAACTCCAAAATTGAATCCTGCGGATTTTAATAAGTACctggaaaaaataacaaacatcAGTAAACATGACGGCAATAAAATATTCGCAGGCGATTTTAACGCAAAAGCATCTGATTGGGGTGAaacaaaaactgataaaaaagGGCTGGTAATGCGGGAATTCATAGCACAAAACAGATTGATAATTCAGAATATAGGCAATACACCTACCttcgaaaaattccaaagttcttcCATCATTGATCTCACACTCAGCAGCGAAAATCTTGCAGGTAAAGTGAAGAATTGGCATGTCATGGAAGAGGAGTCTTTAAGTGAtcataaatacatatattttgaGATTGAGAAACATCGTACCGTAGAGGCAGTCGAGACACGTATTCCTCGGTGGAACCtgaaacatataaaaatagataagtttagtaaaaaattccGAGAATTAGTTAAAGTGGATACAGAACATACAAATATcagtttaaaaagaaatcttaTAGCAGCTTGTGAGTCATCTATaccaaaaaaagtaaaaaaatataaaaaacaagtATATTGGTGGAGCGCACATATAAACGAACTGAGGAAAAAgtgtataaaaaatagaagagTTATGTTAGCAAAGAGGAGAAGAGCAACCATCGAAGAATTTGAAGAACTAAAAAGTAAATACAAAAAGGCCAAGTTAGAATTAAAGAAAGCTATCCTAAAATCTAAGGACGAACAGTGGGATAAAGTGTgcgaagaaataaataatgacgTTTGGGGAAATGGATATAAAATAGTTACGAAAAAGATTCTTGAAAATAGACCTATTGAcagagaaacaaaaataaaaatagtgagAGATCTCTTCTTGGAAACGAATGAACAAAACTTCCAACTAAACAACATAGATACACAAATTATCCCCTTCACACTTGAAGAACTGAAAAAAGctggaaataaaatgaagaacaaaaagGCACCGGGTAGAGATGGAATTCCTtctgaattaattaaattaattgtaaatCTAGAACCTAACTATATGctacaaatattaaataatatactaAAAAAGGGGGAGTACCCACatgaatggaaaatttctaaaattgtaCTACtagaaaaacctaaaaaaagtaaagaggaACCTACTAAATATCGACCTATATGTCTTCTAGACACAATgggaaaattatttgaacaacTAATTTGTAtgagaataaaagaaaaactacAAGGGGAACAGCGATTAAACGATAGACAATTTGGTTTTAGAGAAAATAGATCCACCATAGACGCGATTCAATTCATTTGTGGCattgcaaaaaaagaaatgggtaaaacttttaaaactagaaatttCTGTGCGTTGATCACGATTGATGTCAGAAATGCTTTTAATACCGCAAACTGGAACTTAATTAAGAGAGAGTTGTCAAGAAGAAACATACCAGGGtatctgcaaaaaataatagataattatttaagaaatagGGAAATAGAAATTGATTCGGTGACTCAAATACGTACCACTGCAGGGGTCCCTCAGGGGTCGGTGCTGGGCCCAGTCCTCTGGAATATGTTATATGACGGGGTGCTGTCCATTGATATGCCTCGCGGGGTCGAAACGGTGGCTTTCGCTGACGATCTTGCGGTGGTTCTCACGGCTAAAACAGTAGAAAATATAACCTACCTGGGTAATGAAGCCCTGCGTAGAATCTGCGAATGGATGGATGAAAACCAGCTAGAAGTCGCACCTGAAAAAACTGAAGCCATAATGTTAtcaggaagaaaaaaatataaaaatgttaaatttaatattgggGATATAGAGATCCAACCACAAGATCAAGTAAAGTATTTGGGCGTAGTTCttgataaacatttaaattttgggaaaCATATCTTGTATGCGACAGAGAAAGCGCAGAAAGCTGCTTCTGCGCTTCTCCGGTTGATGCCCCGAACCAAGGGACCTTCGGAAGGGAAAAGAAGAATCCTAGCCACAGTAGCAGAATCTATCGCACTGTACGCGGCACCCGTATGGAACCAAGCCTGTAAGGTGGAAAAATACAGGAAAAAATTACTCAGTATGCAGAGAATTATGGCTGTTAGAACTACGAGAGCTTACCGGACGGTACCAACGGACGGAATCCTCGTTCTTGCAAGGATGATTCCAATGGATATTTTAGCCGAAGAACGCGCGAAAACTATGGGAATGACGGATAGAGACAAAAAACTAGAAAGAGAAAACAGTATTCTAAGATGGCAGCAAGTATGGGAAAATGGAGAAACCTCAGAGTGGACTAGAAAATTGATACCAAATATAAAACCCTGgctggaaaaaaaacatggcGAACTAACATATTACACAACACAAATATTAACAGGGCATGGATGTTTTGAAGTATATAAacacaacattaaaaaaagtgacaGAACAACATGTAGATATTGTAATATAACTGAAGATACTGCTGAACATACCATGTTCTATTGCGATAAATGGTCCAAAGAGAGACAAGATGTCGAAgcacaaattaatataaaactgCAGGTGAACAATCTTATTCAGGAAATGCTGAAATCGGCGGATACCTGgaacaaaatagaaaaattagtggaaaaaataatgaaacagAAGCTGGAGGATGAACATCGTGGTAGCAGGAACTGAGGCCGATggatatctgaaaaaaaaaaaaataataataataataagaataaataattaaaaaataataataataataattaataataaataaaataaaatgaaaaaataaataaataaaagtaaaaataataatagtattaaataataataaattaaggaGGAATTTATAGCCCAGCACTACAGGAGTGCAATGTCCAACAATGCCGTGAGGCGGTTCTGGACAAGGGCGCAGAAAGGAGTAATACGTGGAGTTTTGGTTGGTAGATCTCCCATTGGGGGAGGGAGTCCAACACTGTTGGGGCCCATAGACACCTGGGGCCCCTTCGTCTATAAAAGATTTCTCCacgggaaaaaaaaaaaaaaaaaaaaaaaaaaaaaaaaaaaaaggttagttcaggttagttcaggttagttcaggttagttcaggttagttcaggttagttcaggttagttcaggttagttcaggttagttcaggttagttcaggttagttcaggttagttcaggttagttcaggttagttcaggttagttcaggttagttcaggttagttcaggttagttcaggttagttcaggttccccCCTGCGGTGTCTCCACCTTGTCGTGGTGGGGGGGCTTCACGTTTCCGACTCTTCTGTCTTCTCCAGTAGGATTCCTGCTGGAGAGGTCAGAGGAGGGGGAGACCGACTAAGAGAGACACAAAAAAGGGCGAAATGAGTAAGCAAAACATTAGAGTACCCCAGGCGGGTGATAGTCCCGCCGTCGGCTCCGACCGGGTGGAAGCCCCGGTGGCCGGCGCTGGCCCCATGGATTCTGGGGGGGGCCAAGTTTGCTCGAGGGTGTTGAGGGTTGAATTGGAGAGATGCATCGGGGAAGAAccatataagaaaaaagaaagcGTAGAAGTATTTATTCTGATGGAAACAATAGAAAGGGTTAAggggttaattaaaaatttagaaaataaaatagaaaaaagcaCTCATAGGGATatcaaagaaatttgcaaacaattaggaaaacaaaagaaagtattcgaaagaaatataattaagGACTGgctagaaaacaataaatacgaGAAGGCGGATAAAATGATTAACGATGCTGATGtacaaacagaaaaaataggaACGGTAGAACAAGCAACTCAAACAAATAAAGAAGGGGATATTGAAAGTATAGATggtattaataattatgaggattttaaaaatattgttgaaaataattggcTTGAATCGACTTTTATAAATacggaaattaaaattgggaATCCATTGAACAGTAAAATGACAACGGTGAAGGTAGTGATGGTTGAGATGGGAGATACTAAGATGGAAAAGGGAGTGCAAGCCGAATATAGAAGAAGGTATCCGGAATTAATGGAATGTGAGGAAGATTTTGTGGTGGTTGAGCAACTTCATAACTTCAAATCTGGGGTGGGGGAGAAACAATTAAGacagaaaattataagaattggACTTACTGATAAGGAGGAAGAACTTTGGGAAAACTTATACAAACTTAAAACAGAAACTGTGGACGACGAGTGGGTGGCAATGCATAGAATTGAGGGGATGAGTGTTGAGAgactaagaaaaataatagaagCGGTGTTTAAAAACGGAACAACTCAGGTCATGATCTATACGGACGGACGGGAAGAAGAAGAGATAAATAGaggaagaaaaaggaaaagttaCGCTCTAGTGGTGGACCGGGTGAGTGGGGAAGACTTGGAGACAACGATGggtgaaataaagaaatcaataaaatataaggGAGGAAACAAGGAAATAAATGGCCGAGAACAACGAAAGAAGGGAAAATTCTAATGACAATGGGAAGTGATGTAGGATGCGTCAAGGAGATCAAGAGTGCGATAGAGTGGCAGTTGAGGACGAAAGTGAGAGTTATGGGACCTAAAACAAAAAGGGTTGCCATACACATAAGAGGAATGGAGATTACTACAGGGAGAAAAGAGGTAAAGCAGGCGATAATGACGAGAGTTATAGGACTGAGTGAGGATGACTTTTCTTTGGGGGACATGAGGGCAAATAAATGGGACACACAGGCGGTGACAGTGGTTATGGGCGAGAAAGTGGCGGATGAATTGATGAAGGACCCATACATCAGAATCGGATATGTGAGATGCAGAATGGAGAAAAGACTGGAGGTGAAAAGGTGTTATAAATGTTGGGGATTTGAGCATGAAGCTAGGGAATGTACAGGGAAGGACAGATCGAGGTGCTGTTTTGTGTGTGGCGAAGAAGGTCATAAGGGACAGGATTGCAAAGGGGAGGACATGTGTGGGATTTGTAATGAAAAGGGACATAGGACAGGAACAGGAAAATGTGAGGCATTTAGAAGGGCTTTGAGAAGGGCTAGAGAAGAGGAAAGAAAGAGACGACTGGCTGCCCCGCCCTTTGGGGGGGTGGGGTAGTCAAGGGAAATACCAccccccccctgaagtaatgcttagcggcggttccgggggggaaccagggtgaagagaggagggttttagtgggtaggcgtcccattcagggacgaatcccacataacccggtcgccagaACAACAGGCcgggtacctatgaaggtttccctcctctataaaaaaaaaaaaaaaaaaaaaaaaaaggttagttcaggttagttcaggttagttcaggttagttcaggttagttcaggttagttcaggttagttcaggttagttcaggttagttcaggttagttcaggttagttcaggttagttcaggttagttcaggttagttcaggttagttcaggttagttcaggttagttcaggttagttcaggttccccCCTGCGGTGTCTCCACCTTGTCGTGGTGGGGGGGCTTCACGTTTCCGACTCTTCTGTCTTCTCCAGTAGGATTCCTGCTGGAGAGGTCAGAGGAGGGGGAGACCGACTAAGAGAGACACACAAAAGGGCGAAATGAGTAAGCAAAACATTAGAGTACCCCAGGCGGGTGATAGTCCCGCCGTCGGCTCCGACCGGGTGGAAGCCCCGGTGGCCGGCGCTGGCCCCATGGATTCTGGGGGGGGCCAAGTTTGCTCGAGGGTGTTGAGGGTTGAATTGGAGAGATGCATCGGGGAAGAAccatataagaaaaaagaaagcGTAGAAGTATTTATTCTGATGGAAACAATAGAAAGGGTTAAggggttaattaaaaatttagaaaataaaatagaaaaaagcaCTCATAGGGATatcaaagaaatttgcaaacaattaggaaaacaaaagaaagtattcgaaagaaatataattaagGACTGgctagaaaacaataaatacgaGAAGGCGGATAAAACGATTAACGATGCTGATGtacaaacagaaaaaataggaACGGTAGAACAAGCAACTCAAACAAATAAAGAAGGGGATATTGAAAGTATAGATggtattaataattatgaggattttaaaaatattgttgaaaataattggcTTGAATCGACTTTTATAAATacggaaattaaaattgggaATCCATTGAACAGTAAAATGACAACGGTGAAGGTAGTGATGGTTGAGATGGGAGATACTAAGATGGAAAAGGGAGTGCAAGCCGAATATAGAAGAAGGTATCCGGAATTAATGGAATGTGAGGAAGATTTTGTGGTGGTTGAGCAACTTCATAACTTCAAATCTGGGGTGGGGGAGAAACAATTAAGacagaaaattataagaattggACTTACTGATAAGGAGGAAGAACTTTGGGAAAACTTATACAAACTTAAAACAGAAACTGTGGACGACGAGTGGGTGGCAATGCATAGAATTGAGGGGATGAGTGTTGAGAgactaagaaaaataatagaagCGGTGTTTAAAAACGGAACAACTCAGGTCATGATCTATACGGACGGACGGGAAGAAGAAGAGATAAATAGaggaagaaaaaggaaaagttaCGCTCTAGTGGTGTACCGGGTGAGTGGGGAAGACTTGGAGACAACGATGggtgaaataaagaaatcaataaaatataaggGAGGAAACAAGGAAATAAATGGCCTGAGAACAACGAAAGAAGGGAAAATTCTAATGACAATGGGAAGTGATGTAGGATGCGTCAAGGAGATCAAGAGTGCGATAGAGTGGCAGTTGAGGACGAAAGTGAGAGTTATGGGACCTAAAACAAAAAGGGTTGCCATACACATAAGAGGAATGGAGATTACTACAGGGAGAAAAGAGGTAAAGCAGGCGATAATGACGAGAGTTATAGGACTGAGTGAGGATGACTTTTCTTTGGGGGACATGAGGGCAAATAAATGGGACACACAGGCGGTGACAGTGGTTATGGGCGAGAAAGTGGCGGATGAATTGATGAAGGACCCATACATCAGAATCGGATATGTGAGATGCAGAATGGAGAAAAGACTGGAGGTGAAAAGGTGTTATAAATGTTGGGGATTTGAGCATGAAGCTAGAGAATGTACAGGGAAGGACAGATCGAGGTGCTGTTTTGTGTGTGGCGAAGAAGGTCATAAGGGACAGGATTGCAAAGGGGAGGACATGTGTGGGATTTGTAATGAAAAGGGACATAGGACAGGAACAGGAAAATGTGAGGCATTTAGAAGGGCTTTGAGAAGGGCTAGAGAAGAGGAAAGAAAGAGACGACTGGCTGCCCCGCCCTTTGGGGGGGTGGGGTAGTCAAGGGAaatacccccccccccctgaagtaatgcttagcggcggttccgggggggaaccagggtgaagagaggagggttttagtgggtaggcgtcccattcagggacgaatcccacataacccggtcgccagaACAACAGGCcgggtacctatgaaggtttccctcctctataaaaaaaaaaaaaaaaaaaaaaaaaaaaaaaaaaaaaaggttagttcaggttagttcaggttagttcaggttagttcaggttagttcaggttagttcaggttagttcaggttcctgTGGGTTGAGCAACCTATCAGGCGCGTCCCCCGGGTGGCGGATAGGGGAACGGCCAAGGCTCTTTGCGGGGCTTTGGTTAGTGGGAGTGATAAGTGATGGctgcaatttaaaacttgcaaGTCCGGAACGAAAACTTCTGCCGTGGACCAGCTCATCATACCGTAAACTTCGGGTTTGTCCTGGTAAGATGGCAGAAATGTTGTCTTGACGGGGCAAATTGGAAGAGTGGGGAGCTCCTAGGAGATCGAGTGGTGAGGCCACTATAACTACCTCCCAATTCCCAAGGTGTGGTGCGTGCCGAAGGGGTGCAAGGCTGGAGGGAAGTCCAGCTCCGAGCGACCCCGTGAAGATTCACCCTGTGAAGACAGACGTGGCGAGTCTGCGGAACTTCAGCTGAAATTGTACTTACCTACCAAAGTGCAGTTTCCTCCAACTTACCTTTATTCCTGAAAACTTCCGCTCTAAGGAGAATCCTTATTTGTCCTATCCAAAGATCAGACCGTAAACATCTGCTCTAACTGGTGGAATGGTAGAAATACTGTTTCTACTGGGGTGAGTTGGGTGAGCGGGGATCCTTCGGGGTCGGGTGGTGAGGCCACTATAAATACCTCCCTAATCCTAAGGTGGAGTGCGCGCCGACGGGATGCGTGGCTGGGGGTGGTCCAGTTCCTAGCGGCTCCGTGAGGGTCCAGACTCATCCACTGGATACAGGTGTGGCGAACCTGCGGATACCTAAGCTGGAATTGTACTTATATCCCAAAGTGCAATTCGTCCTACTTACCTGATTCCCGGAAAAGCCAACTCCTCGGAGTGTCCACAAAACTTACCTGAAAATCCTAAGAAAACCAATCCTAATTCCCACATACTTACCTTTTACTTACCTGGATGAGAGTGACGtgtgtgttaaaaatttttttttttaatgatgagCGATCAAAAAAAACGAGTACCCCAAGCGGGTAAAAATCCCGCCGTGGTCTCCGACCGGGTGAAAGCCCCGGTGGACCACGCTGGCCCCACGGATTCTGGGGAGGGCCAAGAACGCTCCGGCGAAAAGCCGAAGAAGATGGAGGACGCCTTTAGGAAGGGGGGCAAAGTAAGTAGGACGCCGCCACCACCTACCAAGGAGGAGAAGAAGGGAGATGGAGTGAATGAGGAAAGGAAGAAGAAGGAGCTGGCTATGGAGCGGGTGCTGAAGGACGAGGAAATGAACCGGGAGGAGCAGGGGAAGGAGGGGACAGCAGGAGAGGTGAGGACGAAGAGGAAGACTGTGGATATCCCCGATGCCTTCGTCATAAAAGAAGCCATGGAGGGGATCACGTCCCTGGTGGGGGAGCTGGGGAAGCGAATGGAGCGCAACACCCAGCGAGACATTAAGGACATCACCTCCAAGCTTGCCAAGCAAGTGGAGGTGTTCCAGGGAAGTGTTGTGCGCAGGTGGCTGGAGGAGAGGAGGTTTGAGTCCTCAGACCTCATGACTTACGACGGGGACACCCAAAAGGGAGGACCGCCGAAGGTAAGTGGGGTGGGTAAAGGGGGGAAAACCCCCACGCATACCACGGCGACGGTCGGATGCCAGACCGAGCCGTGGGAGGAGTGGAGAGAGGCGAAGCTGAGGAAGGAGGAGAGGAGGCGCAAAATTCACCAGCT
Protein-coding regions in this window:
- the LOC136350110 gene encoding uncharacterized protein, with the translated sequence MIELGTQENKETLFIKGIDGITKKEEVLEAMKNILGVGNDDLRVSDLRENDRGTQTAVVTIKKEHVQKLLDEDIRIGMVTCQMEKTINVKRCFKCWQFDHVAKECRGLDRTRLCRKCAKEGHLEKECEGMEYCVLCDAAGHITGRGKCREYKRALSKTKKNLNKRDVDKIAEIDEDEAKVIEIA
- the LOC136350111 gene encoding uncharacterized protein, whose protein sequence is MGSDVGCVKEIKSAIEWQLRTKVRVMGPKTKRVAIHIRGMEITTGRKEVKQAIMTRVIGLSEDDFSLGDMRANKWDTQAVTVVMGEKVADELMKDPYIRIGYVRCRMEKRLEVKRCYKCWGFEHEARECTGKDRSRCCFVCGEEGHKGQDCKGEDMCGICNEKGHRTGTGKCEAFRRALRRAREEERKRRLAAPPFGGVG
- the LOC136350115 gene encoding uncharacterized protein, which gives rise to MGEIKKSIKYKGGNKEINGLRTTKEGKILMTMGSDVGCVKEIKSAIEWQLRTKVRVMGPKTKRVAIHIRGMEITTGRKEVKQAIMTRVIGLSEDDFSLGDMRANKWDTQAVTVVMGEKVADELMKDPYIRIGYVRCRMEKRLEGRTDRGAVLCVAKKVIRDRIAKGRTCVGFVMKRDIGQEQENVRHLEGL